Below is a genomic region from Osmerus mordax isolate fOsmMor3 chromosome 22, fOsmMor3.pri, whole genome shotgun sequence.
AAGTGCTTGTCCTTCTTGTAGGTGGGCGTGTACCCCACCTCGCATGCTTTGGAACACTTGGGAGTGTCCCCTTCTTCCCCGGTGCACGGTGGCCTGGTGCCGTTCACATGGTGCTCACAGGGGGCGATCGAGTAGGGCCTGCACCCTGAgagaagaccacacacacacacacgtcactagCACTGTACCCTTTTGTAAGTTCAAATAAACAGATAACTCCCCTCTCCACCGTCGACCTCCAGGCACAGAAACGTAGTATTGTTCAACCTACCCATGTGAGAGTCATACAGCCCTCCGGACACCAGCCCCTCTGTTGTCCAGAAGTCCCAGGCAGCTGACGGGTATCCACCATtgcacctaacacacacaccattagtaAAATCTAGGAAACCTCATGCATACTcaacccacaccccccacacacacacacacgttccttaCCCCATGCCACAGTCGTAGCAGCAGCTGAGCAGGTCCTCTGAAGAGATCTCCACGCTGACCTTGGCGTTGCTATGGATACATAGGCGGTCTGAGATGGCCTCTGCTGCACCaaaggcctgggggagggggacggcAGACGCTTGTCAGACTCgccagggaaggagggggcgagaaagagagtgcgagtgtgtgtgtctcttaccCAGCAGGAACCACAGGATCCCTGGTCCCTGACCTCCTTTAGAGTAGGGCAGTTTGGCCACTGCTCTCTAGGGTCAAAACTCTTTGGCACTTTCACACTACCAGAATACTGCACCCTAAACAGAGACACAAAAAAAATCCTTCAGCATCAGAGACATCAGATTGAAACACAGCAGATTGATCTGGAAGATGATATCGCTGACTCAACCCCCCTGTCACACCCccacccttacccccccccccccccccccctctcaaaaAGGTCTAAAGTGATGAGTTCAGCACAAAAAGGAATGTCAGGTAAGCTGGTTTAGTCGAGAGCCTGGCCAATTCTCGTTTCCTCCTTTGCAAACCCACAACGAACTTTCTGACTgtgggagacaggaagtgaatgcTCACATGACAGGAAGTTTGGGGCCTTTCAGCAGAGTTCCACACAGCCTCTTCACATAGCTGTAATCCACGTTACGGAAGTTATGTCCTGCCTTCATATGCACAAATCAAAATGGTAGACATGATTAGGAAACAGTTACATTGGCATGTTTGACCTCCTGAGATTCATCCagaacagcaacacacacaccttccaggtAGTGTTCATCTTGTTGATGTAGTTGACCATGTCgtttgagaggggagagagatggggtctGGCCCAGCTGATTGACAGGCTGGACACCAGGCACAGGAACGCCAAACGCCACATCCTTCCTGTCCGGACAGGAAACAGAATCAAGAATGACAATAGCACAGCGGAGGAACTGCCTGCAGTAAACCGTGGTTCTGGTTACCCAAGAAGAAATGactcaaagaaaaaaaaaaaagaaaaaaaaagaaaaaaggaaagcaACTGGTTAAACATGTGATTCAACATGAGAGCTTGTTTTTCTATTGGAATTTTACCACCTGaagatgcacgcacacacaacagccCTCCAGCTCAGACACTCAGACACTCTCGACTGCGAGAACACAACCGAACCAGGAGAGACAGGCCTGCTTCAGTGTGCACTCATGCAGGCTCAACCCTTCAGTCAACTGGTCACAAACTGAGGACCCTGAGGTATGAGGATCAAGGCATGGGCTGGCTGTGGCCATGGATCAGTTTGACTAAATAAACATAAGattttattataaaaaaataCCAGTCCTTCTCTCCCACGTCAgagtttcccctaggtttacagcagggtgggggggggggggggcgaccagaaatgggagtcaggtggctgagcggttagggaattgggctagtaatctgaaggttgccagtttgattcccggccatgccaaatgacgttgtgtccttgggcaaggcacttcaccctacttgcctcggggggaatgtccctgtacttactgtaagtcgctatggataagagcgtctgctaaatgactaaatgtaaatgacacaacgtcgtgtaaataagataaggccatttagtttgtttaataaaagagcaagctatagacctgttttataggaacggtaaccttaaatgacttattttgtgatcgggcgctatatacacacactttttattatcaaaaaaaaaatatatatatatatatatatatatatatatatatatatatataaattattaacttgaccttccagtgtttcccctaccatataatggtaggggaaacactgcacgtAAAGGCCTTATGACTCACCCCTAACAATAATCTGCACTTTACCGACAAGAAAATCACACAATGGTGTGGGTGTTCAAGACACCTGAAATAACTTGTCAGTATGACTTTTATTCCGTTTCAGCAACCCTTTAAGGCTCATAGCCAGTAACTCAGGGCAACCAACACACCAGTAGTGGCTTGCCATGACAAGTTGATGGAAGTATGGTCAGAGGCATCTTCGAGAAACGTGTGTGGAGTCACATGAGGGTACAGTTTGATGACTCAGCACCATTTGCTAATGGGGGAAGTTACTGGgttagaaaaacaaaaaaaacaaagtacagaacagtaaacatgatCATCCTTCTAAACTCACCCCCCATGGGCTCACTTCCTTTATAGACTTTAAAGAGGAACTTGTTCTCTTGATTTGGCTTCCAAACCATTAATGAGTTATAGCCCAATGATAGAACGGCAAACACCACATTAGGCTGAGATACTAAATTCCTATTTACTTTCACAAACTGGAAAAGTTctaatttgttggttttggttGTTTGCTAATGCATGCCTGAGAATACAAACGTTTAAGGATTCGGGCGGGGAGATCGAATTACATTATCAATGAGCAGTTAGCAGCGCTGCTAGGGAAAGGAACATTCAAAAGTGCATTACTGACTAGAAACTGACTTGGGTGGAAGGTTTGGTCGAATAGTACCATCTGCTCAAAAAGTGAAACGAAAATAACTTGTATGCCAATATATGGGCACCGAACTACATAACCAAGCATAGAggtaaggagagaaaaaaatatgcCACTTCTTAGAGGCACTCAATCATCTCTGATGAGCTTTCATAGGTTCATGTTTCATCATCTAACTTTAGAGGACGGGTTAACAAGAATAAGCATCTTGTTCAAGTACACAATCATTTGTTACATTAAGATCTGGTTACCATTGAGTCGAGGCGGGTTCAGTTTCGATTGGAAAAATGTAGTTCCAAAAGGAAAGTCAAGACAACACAATATTAGGTTTGTAGTGTGCTATAAGGAGAAGACTTGCCATTAACTTTCACGTGTCTCGGTCAATGCGTAGTAGTAGGTTTGAACTTGACTAACGAGTTGTCCAACTACAACTTGGCAACTAGTTGTCAGCAGCACCACCACTGTGATCATGTGCATTTTTTGGTGAGAAATGGACGACAACAACGGCGCCCAATCAAACAACAATGATAGCAGAATAATCTAAACTTTTCGAATCAAAGTAGGACACATGGTTAGCTacttggttgatttgtttttgGAACATGTTAGTGAAGTATCAAGCAACAATATATTGTTAGCCTGGTAAATTACACTGTTATAGCTAATATGACTACGACTAGCCTGGCCCACCTAGCATGCTAGCCAGCACTGGAGTCTGGTTCGTAGTGGACAAAGTGCAGTACTGTGGCTGTATGGGGACTGCTAGCTAAATAAAATACATACTAATCGAAATGTAAATCAAAATAGGTTCAAGAATGTGGTCATTAACACTTACCTGTAATTGGCTAGATTGGGAATGACAAAGTTGTTTCAGACCACTGCCGTTGTCCAGACAGGTCAGGTAGCTGTGTCACCTAGTTTTCGGTTCCCCGTTTAAATCAAGATAAACCACGTGACACCGACATCATGTGCTATGCTCGGAATCAGAGTAATTCACGTGACCCTAGGTTTCGCAACGCTGTTGCGAATCAAGTTATTTGTTACAGGATCAGTAGAGCGATCCACTTGAACGTTTTCTTCTCAAACTGTTAAGAGTAGCTACACAAGTGTGCTGTGACATCCGTAAAGTTGTAAAAATGTGTGACTATTTTACAGGCATCTCCTAGGATCCTGCAATCTATCAAATTATGTTCCTGTATATTCTCTGTGACACGTCCCCCCTGTCCAGTAATGACATTATTTTAGATAATGTAATCAAATATTTCTTCAGATGTTTTGTAAACACCAGCAATCACTGTCTCTGAAATTGAATCTCACTGGATCAAGAGGACAAGACCAGTCTTTTCTACTTAATCATCTGACGAACGTCTTATGTAATCAGATAGGCACTAATAATAGTTACAACACTCCGACCCGATAGCGTTTATACTTGTGTTTATTCTGTCTCAATAATacaatacatatacagtatcaCGTATTTGGGTTTGTGGTGTCATTATATAAATCAATCCAATGTTAAACGTTTGTCTGAGGTCACAGGCAACACATCGTTAAGAGGAAACATCATTATTCAGTTGACGGATACCAATGCATATATAAACATAATCTAAGAATAACTGATTGTGATTCTGCCCACATTCTTCACGTAAATATggctgaataaaataaaataatagaaAAGTTTAAAAAGAAGAGCTAATTGAAACTGGAAGCACTCAAATTCACCAAATAGTGATATTGACATTCAAGGCAATGTGCTGACAATCATCGCAGCTGATGTTGTCATTAATGTCTACAAGGCAAGCGATTATGATCATGTGATCCAGTGATTATGAATTCATCATTGTCAAGATCAAGCCAAGGCGTAGCGATAGCATTCTAAAGCTTGTGCGGGTGCACTTACACATTTACAGATACATACATACTCAGATTAGCATACTGACATTAGAGATACATTTTAGCATAGCACCTGTGCTTTATTAATGCGATAGCTGTGTGTAAGTGCTTGTTTTTAACAGGGTACGCAACAGTACACTGGTTTTATAAAATCAAATTAATAGAAGAACGTGCAGTGACTATTTCGACTGCCCCTCTCAATGTAACTTAAACACAAATGCAGTACTACTTTGGCTACGTAAAACGGAGGaataaaaacaagaaaaaaataaaataaaacactaTTCTGGTCAATCATAGCAGCATATCTTAGTATAGGTAGTCCCTTTCAAGCCTTGTTCCGTATCTGTGTCTATCCTTGCCCCTCGAAGATCACAGTGAAGGACACAACATTCAGTAGTGAATGGATTGGAAAGTACGTACTCCTGTAAAATGGAAGACTAGGACTAGACTGGTGTGTCCAGTTCTTCAAACATGCAGGCAGTGGACTAGAGAGAGTAATCGAAACACAATCTGGAACTTTGTCAAGACTTTGTAATTTCTCCGGTTTTAAAACAGACACACGTAACTTTGGTGTCACTTCGATTCTTACCATCGAAGCAGCAGTGATTGCTTTCTAACTTAAGATGTTCCATCTTTAACATAAAAGGCTAAAGTAAACAAACAGTATAACTTAGTACTTTTAAACACTATtggtaaaacatatttaaaatgtttaacacATTACAATAGATTTGTGTTTATCTTTTCTTATATTGCTTTACTACCTTTGATTAAATATCACATTGCTATGCATTATGATGCTATATACATTCCAACACTATACCAGAGCCATTCTGTTCACAAGAAACAGGCTACACTTAATTAGTATCTCACATTTGCTCTTAGGTCCAACTGTCTCAAATGATTGCAGCTAAATGCAGAAAGGAAAAAACACCTTATAAATATAAACTCTTCTCTCTAGCAAACCATGAACAACAATTTAATGTGCTCTTTCACTTTCACTCCATTATACAATCATATTTATtctaatataataatattatttgtgtctctgtgtgcacgCTCGTTTTAATGGGATTCAGAACCTCACACTGACTGACTGCTCAAACTGAATGTTATGTCGAGGCCTACTGGGGAGCCAGGCTGTTTCTGCTTCTGCCAACACACAAGGTACATGAATGTAACATCTTGTCAAAAGCAGACAAAGGTTGGTCCCCATCCATAAGTCTTACATAATCATAATATTTGTTTGACTCAAGAGCTGGGGTGAATTCCATTTATTCCAATCAATTCCTGATTAATTTGATTTTATGAAATAAGGAGAATATACATCCTCTCAATATCTGGAACTGAGACTGAATTGCCAAGGAATTAACCCAAACCCTTGTTTTCTCTTGTATTCCCCATCAAATCAATTTATCTGTATTTATGTTCACAAACTGGACCATTTGTTTGCGTGCGTGGGAGGTGGAAGGTGGGGCTAGGCCAGGTTCCTCAGGTATCTCAGCTTGGGGCTCCtgtctgggggtggaggtgaggcgcGGCTCCCTTATCCGGTAGGGGCTTCTGTAGCTGGACATGGGAGACAGCTCGGAGCCCCAGCCCAGGTAGCTTCCAGTGGACGGCGAGGGGGCGTCAGTGCTGAAGTACATGCCGGTCATGGGCTCGATGGGGTTCAAGTTCCTCTCTGGACTCCCGATGAAGAGAGACGGACGTCTCTCCGGGGTTGAGATGTCTTTGATCTCCAGCGACGCCACAGACAAGGACCCCTCGGGCGTGGTGGCCCCGTTGCTGTCGATGTGGCGGAGGCTAGGTTTGAGCGGtggcgagggggtgggggagcagtAGGCGGCGCTCTGGTACTCGTCGTCCTCTCGTTCCTCGGACGGAGGCGGGCTGGGGTcgtcctggggaggaggggaaggcttGGAATCCTGAACTTTCACTTTGTGAACCCTGAATTCTTGGACTTGCGGGGAAGgagcctgtctcacctctctcaccacctctCTGGTTGGTACGACAACTGTCACCTACGGAAACACAGCAGTATTCAACATCTATGTACACCCACGAGGCGCAAGTGCAGAGGACTGAAAGCCATGTTACTGATAAATGTGATGTCATTGGGACGCTTTCATCTTTACTTACCTGGGGGACATCCACCAACTGTTCGACCTCTTCCACCTGGGGAACCTGTGGAACGTGGGGAACTTCTGCGACATGTGGAAGGCTCAGCTGAGGAACATCTGGAGAATGTTGACGGACCCTTCGCTCCTCCAGCCCCATCAATCCAGCCAATCCGCCTTCACCATAGCAACTGCTTATCTTGGCAGCGTTTCCTGTTTTCAGGGCTAGGCGAATCAGCAGCCAGTGGTGGTGTTTCCAGCCTTCCCATTGGCCAGGTAGGTCCAGCAGAGTCCCGCCCCCAACAAGGGTGGCATGGCGATGGGAGGTGGGTGTGGTTTTCTCTTCCAGTGACAGGGTGGAACCCCTCTCCATACACATCCCTCCTACCCCTCTGTGACGGAGGCTTTGGAAGATCTCAAAGGACTTTGGATGCAGGAAGCGATAGTACAGGACCAGGGCGATgacacctggagaggagaggcagatcgGGTGTCAAGTTACTCTTAAGTGGGTTAAACGCATAGACGTAGAACAAAGACAGTGAAGTAAAGTGAAATTCATGACGTCAGCATCTTTCTCACCAATCAGGAAGCTGCAGAACACAGCGGCTGGGATGCCCATGCTGTCCCAGGTAGCCACACTGAAGAAATCTGAGCCAGCCAATAGCAGGAGAGCATTCTCTACAAACATGGCCTGCAACCAagaacacacagccagactTTACTGACTCGTGTCAGAGCTTTCACTAGGTCGTGATCACTGGCTGCCATCTAGCCATCAACTACCAACAAACATTCAGAAAACTTGGGCATAAAACTAGTTGTTGTATTTGGAAACCATGGTGGTGTTTTATACTAGACAGAAAGATCTGGAGAAATtgttatacatttagtcatttagcagacatttagtcatttagcagacgctcttatccagagcgacttacagtaagtacagggacattccccccgaagcaagtagggtgaagtgccttgcccaaggacacaacgtcatttggcacctTCAacgtcgaactggcaaccttcagattactagcccgcttccctaaccgctcagccacctgttcTACCTAGAACCATAGGGTTCCTAAATTATTTTTAAGAAGGTTTCCAATACAAGATGGCTTTCAGTTCAGGAAACTTTAGGTTCCTTGTCAGCTCCTTCTGTATAGAATTGATTTGTGTTGCGTTGCGGTTGTAGGCTGAGCTACACACCAGATAGAAGCCGGCCATACGATATCTCGAGGGGCCGTCCTTCAcgttgaggaagaggaagatgtgGATGGCTCCCAGGACCACGTTGAACAGACGCCATCGCGGCACCGTTCTGATGATGTCGGTCTGCTGAGACACCAGCCAGAATGTAGTGCCCATCCAGTGGAGgcctgtgagagagggggggggtggaggggggggggggggatggaggaggggggagagagagggagggaggcaggggggtaggggggagggaggggggagagagagagagggaagggagggagggagggagggagggagggagggagggagggagggagggagggagggagggagggagggagggagggagggagggagggagggagggaaggggggagggagggatttagagagacagagaataaaTATGAAAAAAGACAAACCAAACAAATTTAGGTTGAACCGAATAACAAAAACAGCATGGTTCTATAGGTTCACACCCCACTCACCTAAGACACCCAAAACCCACGACCGGAACAAACGTGTGAAGAGCATGAGGGTGGCTAGACGAGCTCCGATCATACTGAcctgcacacgcaaacacaacgcccgttaaacacacactcaacgctTTCTCGCTCACACGTTTCTCTACTCTGTGGTCCTGGAGTAAGACCTAGTCTTCTTGATATCTCATTCCCTCTTTGTCACTTCGTGCTTTGTAAAAATCTCTGTTTACTCTTCAAATATCTGtcttacatacatacattctctttctctcttacacacacacgtacacacacacactgtgcacacacacatgctccttcacacacacacttttgctcacacaaacacacacactgtgcactgACCCTCCAGAGCAGTCGGCAAGACATGGCAGCAGGGGTCATTGGCAGATGGCCGGGTCTGATGAGGTAACAAGCCCTGGCATAGAGCACCAACGCCCAGGACAGAGACAGTAGgcacaccacaaaacacaccGGAACTGGGTGAAGAAAGTGGGCGAGAACGTGAGGTCAAATATATGGAaaatagatagaaagagagagggagatagagagagagagagagagagagagagaggggatgaaagaCGAAAGCATAAAAAATAGGGACACAGTGAAAAAGAACAAGTTTTTTTATggccgtatgtgaagccctgcTTGTAcactgtgacactgcttgtaaaaagaACTATACGTGTCAAACATTTCATTTGCTATATAGtcaaacacactcgcacacacatacctggaGAGAAGAGACCGATATCTGTGCAGATGAGGACGTACGTCTGCAGGACTGTCTGAGGCAGGGTGACCACCAGCGCCTCCAACAGGCGCAGAGCGGAAACATCAGCCTGCTGCATGATGTCTGAGGACAAGTCAAACCCAGGAAGAAACATACACTCCCACAACCTGTGAACACAAAGAcgatccacacacgcacactttaaAGTCGATTGACTGCAGTAAACATGCTTTGAATCATGTAGCCGTCGCACTGAACAAAGACAGCTCAGCAAacgccatctctcctctccgctctgaCGCCCTGATCACCTGACCCCAGGCAGTTATACCTCTTGAAGATGCCCAGATGCAGGATGTGGGTCCAGCGGAGGGACTTCCTGG
It encodes:
- the ctsba gene encoding cathepsin B; amino-acid sequence: MWRLAFLCLVSSLSISWARPHLSPLSNDMVNYINKMNTTWKAGHNFRNVDYSYVKRLCGTLLKGPKLPVMVQYSGSVKVPKSFDPREQWPNCPTLKEVRDQGSCGSCWAFGAAEAISDRLCIHSNAKVSVEISSEDLLSCCYDCGMGCNGGYPSAAWDFWTTEGLVSGGLYDSHMGCRPYSIAPCEHHVNGTRPPCTGEEGDTPKCSKACEVGYTPTYKKDKHFGKRAYSVPPDEQEIMAELFQNGPAEAAFTVYEDFVSYKSGVYQHVSGSALGGHAIKIMGWGEEDGTPYWLATNSWNTDWGDNGFFKILRGENHCGIESEVVAGIPQ
- the xkr5b gene encoding XK-related protein 5b, producing the protein MRDYRGTRDMGGRGGSCVACCQVCIYAFTAFLIVAERTALIYCFVYYLWVGHNYCYGQWAGLTALLLLPGWGPQLLSYLWYLCDGRIPRKSLRWTHILHLGIFKRLWECMFLPGFDLSSDIMQQADVSALRLLEALVVTLPQTVLQTYVLICTDIGLFSPVPVCFVVCLLSLSWALVLYARACYLIRPGHLPMTPAAMSCRLLWRVSMIGARLATLMLFTRLFRSWVLGVLGLHWMGTTFWLVSQQTDIIRTVPRWRLFNVVLGAIHIFLFLNVKDGPSRYRMAGFYLAMFVENALLLLAGSDFFSVATWDSMGIPAAVFCSFLIGVIALVLYYRFLHPKSFEIFQSLRHRGVGGMCMERGSTLSLEEKTTPTSHRHATLVGGGTLLDLPGQWEGWKHHHWLLIRLALKTGNAAKISSCYGEGGLAGLMGLEERRVRQHSPDVPQLSLPHVAEVPHVPQVPQVEEVEQLVDVPQVTVVVPTREVVREVRQAPSPQVQEFRVHKVKVQDSKPSPPPQDDPSPPPSEEREDDEYQSAAYCSPTPSPPLKPSLRHIDSNGATTPEGSLSVASLEIKDISTPERRPSLFIGSPERNLNPIEPMTGMYFSTDAPSPSTGSYLGWGSELSPMSSYRSPYRIREPRLTSTPRQEPQAEIPEEPGLAPPSTSHARKQMVQFVNINTDKLI